One region of Armigeres subalbatus isolate Guangzhou_Male chromosome 3, GZ_Asu_2, whole genome shotgun sequence genomic DNA includes:
- the LOC134227292 gene encoding uncharacterized protein LOC134227292 isoform X2, which yields MRHASVWMCILTFYNLQSSSLAAIVPPPWSDPNKNPCASQPGGWQLLYWPPLKKCYKIFQLGYPCPETMELSPVGVGSTSTGSTAECRCPPGTAQSPLTKRCHRLFEREPCEFGQFFAPLADTDVKSAIPKQRWGTCKSAQMCESGMIYWPQDNKCYQLYTKGPCAKGKLMSLDSDGIAKCKCKDEGELSNYFYDETETCHEFFTKGPCLRTGELFLPSKKCACHQRLPHFHNESNQCYELGTIGPCPVGHTFIITDKRGQQEVSSMKAECRCKENYVLWKDGYCYKLYTQGPCETGSFLIDSNVCLPNPCEKGRLYFPKEKTCYRIGSQGPCTLHQVVIFDFTTRPSLDGISYNGICGCSGVIHNLDQSCTDDEVPKSACDSTPDMVEINKQCYKLYTRGLCGPGQWLEPKKTSSNVRAATCVCRPGYTPYDSPMQNGVIGCQPPAVGLARWFMSLLGFASPEPEEY from the exons ATGAGGCATGCATCCGTATGGATGTGCATTCTGACGTTTTATAATCTCCAATCGTCTTCGTTAGCTGCAATCGTACCCCCACCATGGAGTGACCCGAATAAAAATCCCTGTGCCAGTCAACCCGGTGGATGGCAGCTACTCTATTGGCCTCCGCTCAAAAAATGTTACAAAATCTTTCAGCTAGGGTATCCCTGCCCCGAAACAATGGAACTAAGCCCGGTAGGAGTGGGATCCACTAGCACGGGATCGACAGCAGAGTGCCGCTGTCCACCAGGAACCGCTCAATCCCCATTAACGAAACGATGCCATCGGTTATTCGAGCGAGAGCCTTGCGAGTTTGGACAATTTTTCGCACCGCTTGCCGATACAGATGTGAAGAGTGCCAT ACCAAAACAACGATGGGGTACATGTAAATCGGCACAAATGTGTGAGAGTGGAATGATTTACTGGCCACAGGACAATAAATGTTACCAACTGTATACCAAAGGACCCTGCGCGAAGGGAAAGTTAATGAGCTTAGATTCTGATGGAATAGCTAAATGCAAG TGTAAAGACGAAGGGGAGTTGAGCAATTATTTCTATGACGAGACGGAAACATGCCATGAATTTTTCACTAAGGGACCATGCTTGCGCACAGGAGAGCTATTTCTCCCTTCAAAGAAGTGTGCATGCCATCAAAGATTGCCACATTTTCATAACGAATCAAATCAATGTTACGAATTAGGCACTATTGGGCCTTGTCCTGTTGGGCACACATTCATTATAACCGATAAAAGGGGGCAACAAGAGGTAAGCTCAATGAAGGCAGAGTGTCGATGTAAAGAAAACTACGTTCTATGGAAGGACGGTTATTGCTACAAGTTGTATACACAGGGACCATGTGAGACAGGATCCTTTCTGATAGATTCAAACGTTTGCTTACCTAACCCATGTGAGAAAGGTAGATTGTATTTTCCTAAAGAAAAAACATGTTATCGAATAGGATCACAGGGTCCCTGCACTTTGCACCAGGTGGTTATATTTGACTTTACAACAAGACCGTCATTGGATGGCATTTCCTATAACGGAATTTGCGGATGCTCTGGAGTCATCCATAACTTAGATCAGTCATGTACAGATGATGAAGTTCCTAAAAGTGCTTGTGATAGTACGCCTGATATGGTGGAGATAAATAAACAATGTTATAAGCTTTACACTCGTGGGCTTTGCGGTCCAGGACAGTGGCTTGAACCGAAAAAGACATCGTCAAATGTTCGTGCGGCTACATGCGTCTGTAGGCCAGGATACACTCCATATGATTCACCGATGCAAAACGGCGTAATCGGCTGTCAACCACCGGCCGTGGGACTCGCCAG GTGGTTCATGAGCCTGTTAGGATTTGCATCGCCCGAACCAGAGGAATACTAA
- the LOC134227292 gene encoding uncharacterized protein LOC134227292 isoform X1 yields MRHASVWMCILTFYNLQSSSLAAIVPPPWSDPNKNPCASQPGGWQLLYWPPLKKCYKIFQLGYPCPETMELSPVGVGSTSTGSTAECRCPPGTAQSPLTKRCHRLFEREPCEFGQFFAPLADTDVKSAIPKQRWGTCKSAQMCESGMIYWPQDNKCYQLYTKGPCAKGKLMSLDSDGIAKCKCKDEGELSNYFYDETETCHEFFTKGPCLRTGELFLPSKKCACHQRLPHFHNESNQCYELGTIGPCPVGHTFIITDKRGQQEVSSMKAECRCKENYVLWKDGYCYKLYTQGPCETGSFLIDSNVCLPNPCEKGRLYFPKEKTCYRIGSQGPCTLHQVVIFDFTTRPSLDGISYNGICGCSGVIHNLDQSCTDDEVPKSACDSTPDMVEINKQCYKLYTRGLCGPGQWLEPKKTSSNVRAATCVCRPGYTPYDSPMQNGVIGCQPPAVGLARYLNEKRIFSISFGNVTLAIPY; encoded by the exons ATGAGGCATGCATCCGTATGGATGTGCATTCTGACGTTTTATAATCTCCAATCGTCTTCGTTAGCTGCAATCGTACCCCCACCATGGAGTGACCCGAATAAAAATCCCTGTGCCAGTCAACCCGGTGGATGGCAGCTACTCTATTGGCCTCCGCTCAAAAAATGTTACAAAATCTTTCAGCTAGGGTATCCCTGCCCCGAAACAATGGAACTAAGCCCGGTAGGAGTGGGATCCACTAGCACGGGATCGACAGCAGAGTGCCGCTGTCCACCAGGAACCGCTCAATCCCCATTAACGAAACGATGCCATCGGTTATTCGAGCGAGAGCCTTGCGAGTTTGGACAATTTTTCGCACCGCTTGCCGATACAGATGTGAAGAGTGCCAT ACCAAAACAACGATGGGGTACATGTAAATCGGCACAAATGTGTGAGAGTGGAATGATTTACTGGCCACAGGACAATAAATGTTACCAACTGTATACCAAAGGACCCTGCGCGAAGGGAAAGTTAATGAGCTTAGATTCTGATGGAATAGCTAAATGCAAG TGTAAAGACGAAGGGGAGTTGAGCAATTATTTCTATGACGAGACGGAAACATGCCATGAATTTTTCACTAAGGGACCATGCTTGCGCACAGGAGAGCTATTTCTCCCTTCAAAGAAGTGTGCATGCCATCAAAGATTGCCACATTTTCATAACGAATCAAATCAATGTTACGAATTAGGCACTATTGGGCCTTGTCCTGTTGGGCACACATTCATTATAACCGATAAAAGGGGGCAACAAGAGGTAAGCTCAATGAAGGCAGAGTGTCGATGTAAAGAAAACTACGTTCTATGGAAGGACGGTTATTGCTACAAGTTGTATACACAGGGACCATGTGAGACAGGATCCTTTCTGATAGATTCAAACGTTTGCTTACCTAACCCATGTGAGAAAGGTAGATTGTATTTTCCTAAAGAAAAAACATGTTATCGAATAGGATCACAGGGTCCCTGCACTTTGCACCAGGTGGTTATATTTGACTTTACAACAAGACCGTCATTGGATGGCATTTCCTATAACGGAATTTGCGGATGCTCTGGAGTCATCCATAACTTAGATCAGTCATGTACAGATGATGAAGTTCCTAAAAGTGCTTGTGATAGTACGCCTGATATGGTGGAGATAAATAAACAATGTTATAAGCTTTACACTCGTGGGCTTTGCGGTCCAGGACAGTGGCTTGAACCGAAAAAGACATCGTCAAATGTTCGTGCGGCTACATGCGTCTGTAGGCCAGGATACACTCCATATGATTCACCGATGCAAAACGGCGTAATCGGCTGTCAACCACCGGCCGTGGGACTCGCCAGGTATTTGAACGAAAAAAGGATATTTTCAATAAGTTTCGGAAACGTTACGTTGGCAATCCCGTATTAG